In Halomarina salina, one DNA window encodes the following:
- the aglJ gene encoding S-layer glycoprotein N-glycosyltransferase AglJ — translation MTNSDVCVLIPTLDEAETIGPVIDGFVEEGFENILVVDGGSTDGTADIARDHGARVVQQSGEGKGQAVREAFRYVDVPYVLMLDGDMTYDPADAPKMLEPLFEGRAEHVIGDRFADMHDGAMPRVNQFGNRIINGAFATIHGRNLGDILSGYRAFTVDSIRRIELESDGFTIETELAVECVKHGVPTAVVPVSYHPRPDESDTNLHPVKDGGRIIFALYSLAKTNNPLFYFGSVGTASVLVGTLLGAWVGYEWWFAGISHQVYAVAAGVAILLGAQLLMFAVLSDMIVAVNREQTNRLEGLADRINADGRDVSRRAGPLTDEDVRERTAAEQRELRAED, via the coding sequence ATGACCAACTCCGACGTGTGCGTGCTCATCCCGACCCTCGACGAGGCCGAGACCATCGGTCCGGTCATCGACGGGTTCGTCGAGGAGGGGTTCGAGAACATTCTGGTGGTCGACGGCGGGTCGACCGACGGGACGGCCGACATCGCACGTGACCACGGCGCACGCGTCGTCCAGCAGAGCGGAGAGGGGAAGGGACAGGCCGTCAGGGAGGCGTTCCGGTACGTCGACGTGCCGTACGTCCTGATGCTCGACGGTGACATGACGTACGACCCGGCCGACGCACCGAAGATGCTGGAACCGCTGTTCGAAGGGCGGGCCGAACACGTCATCGGCGACCGGTTCGCGGACATGCACGACGGCGCGATGCCCCGAGTGAACCAGTTCGGGAACCGCATCATCAACGGCGCGTTCGCGACCATCCACGGTCGGAACCTCGGCGACATCCTCAGCGGTTACCGGGCGTTCACGGTCGACTCCATCCGACGCATCGAACTGGAGTCCGACGGGTTCACCATCGAGACCGAACTCGCCGTCGAGTGCGTCAAACACGGCGTCCCGACGGCCGTCGTCCCCGTCTCCTACCACCCCCGGCCGGACGAGTCCGACACGAACCTCCACCCGGTCAAGGACGGGGGTCGCATCATCTTCGCGCTCTACAGCCTCGCGAAGACGAACAACCCGCTGTTCTACTTCGGGAGCGTCGGGACGGCGAGCGTCCTCGTCGGAACGCTCCTCGGCGCGTGGGTCGGCTACGAGTGGTGGTTCGCCGGCATCTCCCACCAGGTGTACGCCGTCGCCGCGGGCGTCGCCATCCTGCTCGGAGCGCAGCTCCTGATGTTCGCGGTGCTCTCGGACATGATCGTCGCCGTCAACCGGGAGCAGACGAACCGCCTCGAAGGGTTGGCCGACCGTATCAACGCCGACGGGCGCGACGTCTCCCGTCGTGCAGGGCCACTGACGGACGAGGACGTCAGGGAGCGAACCGCCGCCGAGCAGCGGGAACTGCGCGCCGAAGACTGA
- a CDS encoding HalOD1 output domain-containing protein — protein MTGNQTEGEEVSELETHFDPAVDLPSDVLVRAIAVAENVDPTSLTPLAYSVDPDALDAVVCRDRGTTVRFPYEGYRVVVSASGTIELFATD, from the coding sequence GTGACCGGAAACCAGACCGAGGGGGAGGAGGTGTCAGAGCTAGAGACGCACTTCGATCCGGCGGTCGACCTGCCGAGCGACGTGCTCGTCCGTGCTATCGCCGTCGCCGAGAACGTCGACCCGACGAGCCTCACACCGCTGGCGTACAGCGTCGACCCGGACGCGCTCGACGCGGTCGTCTGCAGGGACCGGGGGACGACCGTCCGCTTTCCGTACGAGGGCTACCGTGTCGTCGTCTCGGCGAGCGGGACAATCGAACTGTTCGCGACCGACTGA
- a CDS encoding DUF7344 domain-containing protein, with amino-acid sequence MNVANTEGDTAVTTPTTDEAFTLLDDVLRRRLLVSLLSESSVEPDELVPQADGEVPTRLHHVHLPKLDDAEVVDWDRHRGVVSRGEAFDAVEPMLTLLADNPSKLPPGWL; translated from the coding sequence ATGAACGTAGCCAACACCGAGGGTGACACCGCAGTCACCACGCCAACGACTGACGAAGCGTTCACACTGCTCGACGACGTCCTTCGTCGCCGTCTGCTGGTCTCGTTGCTCTCCGAGTCGTCGGTCGAACCCGACGAACTGGTGCCGCAGGCGGACGGGGAGGTCCCGACCCGCCTCCACCACGTCCACCTCCCCAAACTCGACGACGCGGAGGTCGTCGACTGGGACCGCCACCGCGGGGTCGTCTCCCGAGGCGAGGCGTTCGACGCCGTCGAACCGATGTTGACGCTGCTCGCCGACAACCCCTCGAAGCTCCCTCCCGGCTGGTTGTGA
- a CDS encoding ribbon-helix-helix domain-containing protein, producing the protein MTEYTTVSIPKDLAARVEETIEGTSFSSTSDLVRFLLRSIVIQHQREGQLSEAEFEEIAQQLRDLGYLQ; encoded by the coding sequence ATGACCGAGTACACCACGGTCTCGATTCCGAAGGACCTCGCCGCACGGGTCGAAGAGACCATCGAGGGGACGAGTTTCTCCTCGACCAGCGACCTCGTCCGGTTCCTCCTCCGGAGCATCGTCATCCAGCACCAGCGCGAGGGCCAGCTCAGCGAGGCCGAGTTCGAGGAGATCGCCCAGCAGTTGCGGGACCTCGGCTACCTCCAGTAA
- a CDS encoding VOC family protein, giving the protein MTSLRWLALETKSLGRMGEFYDEHLDLPTERGDEGELVAQVGDTELVFRRPSGVPRGGVHTHYAFSTPFDRYDEWYDRLSRRFDLSEFTFGDARSLYFYDPEGNCVEIGQVERDSSSRAATDAPSALTGIFEVVLEVADLDRAVAFYTELGLEVVDEGEERRRVRLTAGPFDLELWEPHLGIADARGGLHVDLGVGVADPTETAQRLRSLAVDVAPVDDGVRVRDADGHYVTLLEDE; this is encoded by the coding sequence ATGACGTCGCTCCGGTGGCTCGCACTCGAGACGAAGTCCCTCGGCCGGATGGGTGAGTTCTACGACGAGCACCTCGACCTGCCGACCGAACGGGGCGACGAGGGAGAGCTGGTCGCGCAGGTCGGCGACACCGAACTCGTGTTCCGCCGGCCGAGCGGCGTCCCGCGCGGCGGCGTCCACACGCACTACGCCTTCTCGACGCCGTTCGACCGGTACGACGAGTGGTACGACCGCCTCTCCCGGCGGTTCGACCTCTCGGAGTTCACCTTCGGCGACGCGCGGTCGCTGTACTTCTACGACCCCGAGGGCAACTGCGTCGAGATCGGGCAGGTCGAACGCGACTCCTCCTCCCGCGCCGCGACTGACGCTCCCAGCGCGCTCACCGGCATCTTCGAGGTCGTCCTCGAGGTCGCCGACCTCGACCGCGCGGTGGCGTTCTACACCGAACTCGGTCTGGAGGTCGTCGACGAAGGCGAGGAGCGGCGACGCGTCAGGCTCACCGCAGGCCCGTTCGACCTGGAGCTCTGGGAACCACACCTCGGCATCGCCGACGCGCGCGGTGGACTCCACGTCGACCTCGGCGTCGGCGTCGCGGACCCGACCGAGACGGCCCAGCGGCTCCGGAGCCTCGCGGTCGACGTCGCTCCCGTCGACGACGGCGTCCGCGTCCGCGACGCGGACGGTCACTACGTCACGCTCCTCGAAGACGAGTGA
- a CDS encoding DUF5779 family protein, which yields MGSFDLDLGAVEREISDEEGGSGEVVLGVLDGETGSAEWQRLVRDGAVLVLSVDGDLNDLASGFARDIRDMGGHLVHFRGFLIVTPPGVLIDTDRLD from the coding sequence ATGGGTAGCTTCGACCTCGACCTGGGTGCGGTCGAGCGCGAGATATCGGACGAGGAGGGTGGCAGCGGCGAGGTGGTTCTCGGCGTCCTCGACGGTGAGACGGGGTCGGCGGAGTGGCAGCGCCTCGTGCGCGACGGTGCAGTGCTGGTGCTGTCCGTCGACGGCGACCTGAACGACCTCGCCTCCGGGTTCGCGCGGGACATCAGGGACATGGGCGGTCACCTCGTCCACTTCCGGGGGTTCCTCATCGTCACGCCACCCGGCGTCCTCATCGACACCGACCGACTGGACTGA
- a CDS encoding EamA family transporter, which yields MDLPDVGPGVLFGAITMVAWGVWLVLGNAASESIDPRTAAAISYVVAATLAVVYVLVSDASLVVTPRGGLLAVVAGVFTAIGLVSTYIGLSVGTTTTVSTVGAMYFVVAALIGMAVLGDELTARKVAGLAFAALGVALIAR from the coding sequence ATGGATCTCCCCGACGTCGGTCCCGGTGTTCTCTTCGGCGCGATCACGATGGTCGCGTGGGGCGTCTGGTTAGTGCTCGGTAACGCCGCGTCCGAATCTATCGACCCGCGGACCGCCGCCGCTATCTCGTACGTGGTCGCGGCGACCCTCGCCGTCGTCTACGTGCTCGTCTCCGACGCATCGCTCGTCGTCACGCCACGGGGCGGCCTGCTCGCGGTCGTCGCTGGCGTCTTCACCGCGATCGGTCTCGTCTCGACGTACATCGGACTCTCCGTGGGGACGACGACGACCGTCTCGACCGTCGGCGCGATGTACTTCGTCGTCGCGGCGCTCATCGGGATGGCCGTCCTCGGGGACGAACTCACGGCGAGGAAGGTCGCCGGGCTCGCGTTCGCCGCCCTCGGCGTGGCCCTCATCGCTCGATAG
- the ilvD gene encoding dihydroxy-acid dehydratase has translation MSGDNGEGGKRLRSAEVTQGPERAPHRAMFRAMGYDDADFDAPMVGVANPAADITPCNVHLDDVADAAYEGVDETGGMPIEFGTITISDAISMGTEGMKASLVSREIIADSVELVSFGERMDALVTVAGCDKNLPGMMMAAIRTDLPSVFVYGGSILPGDHEGREVTVQNVFEGVGTYASGEMSREELDDLERNACPGAGSCGGMFTANTMASMSEALGLAPLGSASPLAESEERLDTARRAGELVLDCVEQDRKPSDILSKASFENAIRLQVAMGGSTNAVLHLLALAAEAGIELSIERFDEISRETPKIANLQPGGSRVMKDLHEVGGVPVVMKRLLDADLLDGDAMTVTGRTVAAELDHLGVDGSEGSDADFLRPVSDPFSEEGAIRILTGNLAPDGAVLKVTGKDDLRHEGPVRVFEREEEAMRYVQEGHVESGDVLCIRNEGPRGGPGMREMLGVTAAVAGQDHAEDVALFTDGRFSGATRGFSIGHVAPEAFVGGPIGLLEDGDVVTIDVEERDLSVDVSEEELAERRDAWERPDPNYTNGVLAKYGATFGSAADGAVTNPGVRRE, from the coding sequence ATGAGTGGAGACAACGGGGAGGGAGGGAAGCGCCTCCGAAGTGCCGAAGTGACGCAGGGACCGGAGCGCGCGCCGCACCGCGCGATGTTCCGGGCGATGGGCTACGACGACGCCGACTTCGACGCGCCGATGGTGGGCGTCGCCAACCCGGCGGCGGACATCACGCCGTGCAACGTCCATCTGGACGACGTCGCGGACGCGGCGTACGAGGGCGTCGACGAGACGGGCGGCATGCCCATCGAGTTCGGCACCATCACCATCTCCGACGCCATCTCGATGGGGACCGAGGGGATGAAGGCCTCCCTCGTCTCCCGCGAGATCATCGCCGACTCCGTCGAACTCGTCTCGTTCGGCGAGCGGATGGACGCCCTCGTCACCGTCGCTGGCTGTGACAAGAACCTCCCCGGCATGATGATGGCCGCCATCCGGACGGACCTCCCGTCGGTGTTCGTCTACGGCGGGTCCATCCTGCCCGGCGACCACGAGGGCCGGGAGGTGACCGTCCAGAACGTCTTCGAGGGCGTCGGGACGTACGCGTCGGGCGAGATGAGCCGCGAGGAACTCGACGACCTGGAGCGCAACGCCTGTCCCGGCGCTGGCTCCTGCGGCGGGATGTTCACCGCGAACACGATGGCGTCCATGTCGGAGGCGCTCGGCCTCGCACCGCTCGGCAGTGCCTCGCCGCTCGCCGAGAGCGAGGAGCGTCTCGACACCGCGCGCCGCGCGGGCGAACTCGTCCTCGACTGCGTCGAACAGGACCGCAAACCCTCGGACATCCTTTCGAAGGCCTCGTTCGAGAACGCCATCCGACTGCAGGTGGCGATGGGCGGGTCGACCAACGCCGTCCTCCACCTGCTCGCGCTCGCCGCGGAGGCGGGCATCGAGCTCTCCATCGAGCGCTTCGACGAGATATCGCGGGAGACGCCGAAGATAGCCAACCTCCAGCCCGGCGGGTCGCGCGTCATGAAGGACCTCCACGAGGTGGGCGGGGTCCCCGTCGTGATGAAGCGCCTGCTCGACGCCGACCTGCTCGACGGCGACGCGATGACCGTCACCGGTCGGACCGTCGCGGCGGAACTCGACCATCTCGGTGTCGACGGGAGCGAAGGCTCCGATGCTGACTTCCTTCGCCCGGTCTCGGACCCGTTCTCCGAGGAGGGGGCCATCCGTATCCTGACGGGCAACCTCGCGCCGGACGGAGCCGTCCTCAAGGTCACCGGCAAGGACGACCTGCGCCACGAGGGGCCGGTCCGCGTCTTCGAGCGGGAGGAGGAGGCGATGCGCTACGTGCAGGAGGGCCACGTCGAGAGCGGCGACGTGCTCTGCATCCGCAACGAGGGACCGCGCGGCGGCCCAGGGATGCGCGAGATGCTCGGCGTCACCGCCGCCGTCGCCGGCCAGGACCACGCCGAGGACGTCGCGCTGTTCACCGACGGCCGGTTCTCCGGGGCCACCCGCGGGTTCTCCATCGGCCACGTCGCGCCGGAGGCGTTCGTCGGCGGCCCCATCGGCCTGCTCGAAGACGGCGACGTCGTCACCATCGACGTGGAGGAGCGGGACCTGTCGGTCGACGTGAGCGAGGAGGAACTCGCGGAGCGGCGCGACGCGTGGGAGCGCCCGGACCCGAACTACACGAACGGCGTGCTGGCGAAGTACGGTGCGACGTTCGGTTCGGCGGCCGACGGCGCGGTGACGAATCCGGGCGTGCGCCGAGAGTAG